A section of the Oscillospiraceae bacterium genome encodes:
- a CDS encoding polyphosphate polymerase domain-containing protein has translation MSKVERYRNEWKYLIDTAQKELICQRLKPLLKLDENAKDGGYMIRSLYFEDYYKTSYNEKDSGVLRRKKYRIRIYNCSDRSIKLERKKKYGSYIYKESARLSREEVYKILDGDYEFLLKNPQSLCQEFYYECVSNVMRPRVIVDYEREPWIMDEGTVRITFDMDVRAAVGNFDIFDETLPALTVLEPGKCVMEVKFTEFLPRIVRDVLPDKASEFTAVSKYVLCYEKTEYMNSFKYWYEN, from the coding sequence ATGTCGAAGGTTGAAAGATACAGGAATGAATGGAAGTATCTTATAGATACAGCCCAGAAAGAACTTATCTGCCAGAGGCTTAAACCACTTTTAAAACTTGATGAAAATGCCAAAGATGGCGGATATATGATAAGAAGTCTTTATTTTGAAGATTATTATAAAACATCTTATAATGAAAAAGATTCAGGTGTGTTAAGGCGAAAAAAATACAGAATAAGAATTTATAACTGTTCGGACAGAAGTATTAAACTTGAGCGAAAAAAGAAGTATGGAAGTTATATTTATAAAGAGTCTGCAAGGCTTAGCCGAGAGGAAGTATATAAAATACTTGACGGAGATTATGAATTCCTGCTTAAAAATCCTCAGTCACTGTGTCAGGAATTTTATTACGAATGTGTAAGTAATGTTATGCGTCCAAGAGTAATAGTCGATTATGAAAGAGAGCCATGGATAATGGACGAGGGGACAGTAAGAATTACATTCGATATGGACGTAAGAGCCGCAGTTGGCAATTTTGATATATTTGATGAAACACTTCCTGCACTTACGGTGTTAGAGCCGGGTAAATGCGTAATGGAGGTTAAGTTTACCGAATTTTTACCACGTATTGTCCGTGATGTTCTGCCCGATAAGGCATCGGAATTTACGGCAGTTTCAAAATATGTTTTATGTTATGAAAAAACGGAATATATGAACAGTTTCAAATATTGGTACGAGAATTAA
- a CDS encoding DUF4956 domain-containing protein has translation MSVQDFIKKSILNSGAFDGVSLTNIALGLTTAILVGLVIYFTYKKFYIGVIYSKSFAMSLIGMSVLTATITLAISTNIVISLGMVGALSIVRFRTAVKDPLDLLYLFWSITSGIASGANMYLLVVIAALVMVLIISIFYRTRQNGRIYIAVIHYLTDEAGDNVIRAFGKMKYFIKSKTVRKEKTEMAVEVYCKNNDMFFLDKIKNIEGVLDATLIQYNGEYHG, from the coding sequence ATGAGTGTACAGGATTTTATTAAAAAGTCGATACTTAATTCAGGTGCGTTTGACGGCGTAAGCCTCACAAATATTGCGCTTGGACTTACAACAGCAATTTTAGTAGGTTTAGTAATTTATTTTACTTATAAGAAGTTTTATATCGGTGTTATTTATTCGAAAAGTTTTGCAATGTCATTAATAGGTATGAGTGTGCTTACTGCTACAATCACTCTTGCAATAAGTACCAACATCGTAATTTCTTTAGGTATGGTCGGTGCTTTATCTATCGTTCGTTTCAGAACGGCAGTTAAAGACCCCTTGGACCTTTTATATCTTTTCTGGTCTATAACCTCAGGGATTGCATCGGGAGCAAATATGTATCTTTTAGTTGTTATTGCCGCTCTTGTTATGGTGCTTATTATATCAATCTTTTACAGAACAAGACAAAACGGAAGAATTTACATAGCAGTAATTCACTATCTTACTGATGAAGCGGGGGATAATGTTATCCGTGCATTCGGTAAAATGAAATATTTTATAAAATCAAAAACAGTAAGAAAAGAAAAAACTGAAATGGCAGTTGAAGTATATTGCAAAAATAACGATATGTTTTTCCTTGATAAAATTAAAAATATTGAGGGCGTTTTAGATGCGACCTTGATACAGTATAACGGAGAGTATCACGGGTAG
- a CDS encoding spore coat protein CotH — protein sequence MKKGMKFVALIVSFVFILSGCIKEKPVEEISDNTIKQYVDPSLDGYKFRDNKYLYKNSDPKKVVTMYLTVLEGNSGEGTDHTWEEVNSYSVYDYEKMGIDRYKVEGLLQVGDESGPLPGELGYNQISPNCTVQIRGQSSSLREQKNYKISVKDNKGQWNGQSTIALNKHVSDPTRFRNKLSYDLISGIDEIMGLRTTFVHLYVKDTTSGGNNKFTDYGLYTQVEQLNKTALKAHGLDNKGHLYKINFCEFYRYEDVIKLKDDPDFNIKEFEKILEVKGNDDHSKLIKMLEDVNDYSKDFDEVLDKHFDIENLSYWMAYQILMGNIDTQSRNFYIYSPLNIDKWYIIPWDNDGSLRRTELNLAGRSDNGGWEEGISNYWGNVLFKRALKSEKYVLALNRAIEEIKAYLNYERVNEYVTTYASIVKPYLYRMPDIMYAPVTSGQFDYIVKNLANEIEANYLSYKESYEKPMPFFIGLPKKTEKGLYIECEGAFDFDLENITYNIQIAKDYRFSNVVANFENVLIPAVTIDMLPKGQYFIKVTATNASGYTQTAFDYYMASEGKQYGVKCFYVEADGTIVEDIYVEG from the coding sequence ATGAAAAAGGGAATGAAGTTTGTCGCACTTATTGTTTCATTTGTTTTTATACTAAGCGGATGTATAAAAGAAAAACCTGTGGAAGAAATATCAGATAACACTATAAAACAATATGTTGATCCAAGCCTTGACGGATATAAGTTCAGGGATAATAAGTACCTTTATAAAAATTCCGACCCGAAAAAAGTGGTAACGATGTATCTTACTGTTTTAGAGGGAAATTCAGGGGAAGGTACCGATCACACATGGGAAGAAGTAAATTCCTATTCAGTGTATGACTATGAAAAAATGGGTATTGACAGGTACAAGGTGGAAGGACTGTTGCAGGTAGGGGATGAAAGCGGACCACTTCCGGGAGAACTTGGATATAATCAAATCTCACCTAACTGTACTGTGCAGATAAGAGGTCAGTCCTCAAGTTTAAGAGAGCAAAAAAATTATAAAATAAGTGTAAAAGATAATAAGGGGCAGTGGAACGGTCAGTCAACAATTGCACTTAATAAGCACGTATCCGACCCTACAAGATTTCGAAATAAACTTTCCTACGATTTAATTTCGGGTATTGACGAAATAATGGGGTTAAGAACAACTTTTGTGCATCTTTATGTTAAAGATACAACTTCCGGTGGAAATAATAAATTTACTGATTATGGGCTGTATACGCAGGTTGAGCAACTTAACAAAACTGCATTAAAAGCACACGGGCTTGATAATAAAGGGCATCTATATAAAATCAATTTCTGCGAGTTTTACAGATATGAAGATGTTATAAAACTTAAAGATGATCCCGATTTTAATATAAAAGAGTTTGAAAAAATCTTAGAGGTAAAAGGAAATGACGACCACTCAAAACTTATAAAAATGTTAGAGGATGTAAATGACTACTCAAAAGATTTTGACGAAGTTTTAGACAAACATTTTGATATAGAAAATTTAAGTTACTGGATGGCTTATCAGATTTTAATGGGAAACATTGATACCCAAAGCAGAAACTTTTACATATACAGTCCACTAAATATTGATAAGTGGTATATTATCCCGTGGGATAATGACGGAAGTTTAAGAAGAACGGAACTTAACCTTGCAGGAAGAAGCGACAATGGTGGTTGGGAGGAAGGTATAAGTAACTACTGGGGTAACGTTTTATTTAAAAGAGCATTAAAGAGTGAAAAATATGTTTTGGCACTTAACAGAGCGATAGAAGAAATTAAGGCTTATCTTAATTATGAAAGAGTTAACGAATATGTTACAACTTATGCAAGTATAGTAAAACCATACCTTTACAGAATGCCCGATATAATGTATGCACCTGTTACATCAGGACAATTTGATTATATCGTGAAAAATCTTGCAAATGAAATAGAAGCCAATTATCTTTCTTATAAAGAATCGTACGAAAAACCAATGCCTTTCTTTATAGGCCTTCCTAAAAAAACCGAAAAAGGTCTTTATATTGAATGTGAGGGTGCTTTTGATTTTGACCTGGAAAATATAACTTATAATATTCAGATTGCAAAAGATTATCGTTTTAGTAATGTAGTTGCAAATTTTGAGAATGTTTTAATTCCTGCAGTTACAATAGATATGCTTCCTAAGGGACAGTATTTTATCAAAGTTACTGCAACAAATGCGAGCGGATATACTCAAACTGCATTTGACTATTATATGGCAAGCGAAGGTAAACAGTACGGAGTAAAATGTTTCTACGTTGAGGCAGACGGAACTATTGTGGAGGATATTTATGTCGAAGGTTGA
- a CDS encoding HAD family phosphatase — translation MVNNFKGAIFDMDGTLVDSLMLWNIIWKKFGDVFLGGKNFLPSETDDKKIRTMTIKDSMYYIHSQYGIGRSGDELFCETNRIMTEFYSSQVKLKDGVAEFLEYCYNNGIKMCIASATDINLIKIAVDHCNIGKYFDNILSCAEIGKGKDQPDIYLKALECLGTKTDETYIFEDSHVAIETADKLGMKTVGIYDKYNYGQEEMKKIATVYIEKGETLKKLIDNNCI, via the coding sequence ATGGTAAATAATTTTAAAGGAGCAATATTCGATATGGACGGGACGCTTGTAGACTCCTTGATGTTATGGAATATAATATGGAAAAAATTCGGAGATGTTTTTTTGGGCGGAAAGAATTTTCTTCCATCAGAAACTGATGATAAAAAGATAAGGACAATGACAATAAAAGATTCGATGTATTATATTCACTCGCAATATGGTATTGGAAGAAGTGGTGATGAGTTGTTTTGCGAAACAAACAGGATAATGACAGAATTCTATTCGAGTCAAGTAAAACTTAAAGATGGTGTAGCAGAGTTTTTGGAATATTGTTATAACAACGGTATAAAAATGTGTATAGCATCCGCAACGGATATAAATCTTATAAAAATTGCTGTTGATCATTGCAATATAGGAAAATATTTTGATAATATTCTTTCCTGCGCTGAAATTGGTAAAGGAAAGGATCAACCTGATATATATCTAAAAGCGTTAGAGTGTCTGGGAACTAAAACAGATGAAACGTATATATTTGAAGATTCACACGTTGCAATTGAAACAGCAGATAAGTTGGGAATGAAAACAGTAGGAATTTACGATAAGTATAATTACGGACAGGAAGAAATGAAGAAAATCGCAACTGTGTATATCGAAAAAGGCGAAACATTGAAAAAACTTATTGATAATAACTGTATCTAA